The nucleotide window aaaatcagggctcacgtgcaaATTGCGGCACGGAAACGCTAGGGTGGTCCAACATAACATGagcaatttttcactttctcgctcccatagggtagagaggaagtattgtcatcctccaggggaaaaaaaaaagttgaattttcatcatttctagttttttttcgcCCAGGAAAGTGGGACGCCCCCTAGTTCCGTTCCGTACCATCTAAATATGATATCTGCTAAATATTTTCGCCCTCCGTCAGTATTAAGACGcgctgaatggaccactagactaggtacgaatttcagcattctgatacatgtttctgaatcaaaatttcacgtaaaatgcgaTGCGCATAGCAAAAGTTACAGTACAAGTAGCAAACAATTATGCttacagtggtgtggcgtgctttgcgatacatcgattgatctgtcatttggatgaatttctgtcgaacggaactatgtgcattaactcatgagccctgagacccataagaatacatgcataccagggctcacgtcataatgcacatagttccgtttgatagaaatacgtccatttaaacccatggaagaGGGTCGATTTACAAGGTGTTCGCATtgcgcaacgaacaccttaataatcgattctgtaccatggcttcaaatgtggaaaataccgataatcgatccttcacgcctcgccactgaaggCTTAATTTCCTACCATGCTCAGTAGTTCATTTACGTtttatcgcattcgagtgccaACTAATTTTTGTGTGGCGTTGATCCTTCGCGGGAAATGttaatcatgaattttttaggcTGCTTTCAAAAGAGGGAAACAAATTCTTTTGGGTCCGCTCAATGTGACAACTTTCTCCGTGAGTGTGAATCGAAAAACTTCTGCTCAGTTATAACTctgtacagggtgtctcaatTTTATGGTCGTCTCGCCTCACTTGGTAGCTACCGAAAGGGCGCGTAGTTTGCCTCTATGATTTTGTGATTAGCCCAATCGAATCCAAGCCACTACGACCGATACGTTCCACTACGTTTCGATATCATTAAGAAAATTATTACCACAGACAGTTTGATTTCCTTGCCATCCGATGACGCCCAAAGTGGTTTGTAGACTTCAGATCCCCACCAGGGGCGTGGCGTACTTAACGATCTACTTATTCATCCGCCATTtcaacccatggaaaaggatcgataaacagggtgctcgcgaCTAACACCtttacaatcgattctttaccactacttcaaatggggagatatcgatagtcgatcattcacgccgcgcctGTGATGTAAAAGGCGTATTCCAACAAATCTCCGCACGCGTCCcataatggcctggttacacgctcaaatttccgtcaaattccgatcaaaatgatgaccaagatagCGGTCGGGAGTTagctagattgatgagtaaaattaattaaaacagcgtgttgattgaaataagcatgaaataagcacggttgtgtggaaatcagatgaaagaTGAGCctcacagctccatcatctaccatcaaatttttgctgaccgcagaaattgatggtagatggtgcgcaccagtcaccatttgatcggaaattgatgtgAATTTGAGCGTGTACCCAGCAGAATAAGCCTGTGTCGCACTTTCAAAGCTAGccttcaaaatatcaaggtcaagtgttgtgattggcttattcgatgactcggaccaatcacagcactcgagcttgacattttgatggagtatttcgATAATGTGGCACAGGCTTTCAAGCGTGGACTCATCCTTATGtaaatcagggctcacgtgcaaATTGCGGCACGGAAACGCTAGGGTGGTCCAATATAACATGagcaatttttcactttctcgctcccatagggtagagaggaagtattgtcatcctccaggaaaaaaaaaacacgttgaattttcatcatttctagttttttttcgcCCAGGAAAGTGGGACGCCCCCTAGTTCCGTTCCGTACCATCTAAATATGATATCTGCTAAATATTTTCGCCCTCCGTCACTATTAAGACGCGCCGAATTGAGGCTGAGTATCTCcacagaaattacattgatttaaaCGAGGCGATTAGAGGTCGATCCGCGGTATTTCGTTTTTCGGCTGTAAAATGTGCCAAAATATAGACAACTTGATAGTTACTGACAAAAATACCTAGAGGCCTATTGAAATGAGGAAACCCTACTTTCGtcccagagaggggggggggggggggggcacggggtCACAGCGGTGCCGATTCATACGCGCCGCGTAGGCATAATGCTGCTAGGGTGAACTTCGCAACTTCGGTAAGTGGACTGCAAtgctccttagcacggcagaatagcagtAGTGACGGTCAGCGCCTGTGAAATTGGACCTTTCGGCTCGCAAAGGATCCAATTCCTCTGAGGGGAAGAAAGGgcgaaaaacggaaaaattgaTCGGAGTCGAACTCTTTGTTCGATCGATATTCTTGCTGGGGCCCCGTTTCAACATTGTATTAGGAATGGTGAGGGCTTAAGTTGTTAGGAGTaacccaatggaccactagacaaggtacgaatttaagcaatctgatacatgtttcttaaccagaatttcacgtagaacacgattcacactatgaaaattaccgaaattattttctaacgaagatattaacgtttttatttcgcactgattacgaggaatttgaactgcccgctcacaagaaactcaaagctctacgtgagtcaaatcgcgcactacaacggtttcagcaagcttctcaatcgagcaatgttcattttccaccatgtgttgttcaaactattggtaatttgctatagctgagccaaagtgtcaagattgaagttgaagatttttacatcgcagagactgtcatgataaacatttagcgcgcgatgtgaatcacgtagagcattgagttttcatgagcgggtggtctgaattcacgcatcaagaatcattaaatatcttagtcaggagttgattttggcaattttcgttgtgcgtatcgtgttctacgtgaaattttgattgagaaacatgtatcagaatgctgaaattcgtaccttgtctggtggtccattttcaaaaatctaGAGAAACTCCCTCATAGGACAAAAATCGTCCCTgtcccccaaaaaataaatgtCACACTTTAAACGCAGACAGATTCTGCCCGCCTCTGCTTCCTGCATGTGGCCAGGTACGGTACCCTGAGATGGTTGAGCATGTTGTTCATTTACCAAGGAGGGATAGacaatggttttaattttttttattccctgGAAATGAATTCGACTGGAAACTCAACAAGTGGGCTGTACGACCGACCATAGATCGAAATCCGGTTGTCCTATCCATCAATCCGAGAATCATACCCACCGAGCGACGCTCTTTGGCTGTTGGATAAATGCACGAGGTGACAATTACCGCCGCTGCTATTTTCTGCCCCCGTTTCCGTCGAGATTTACGCTGGGAAAATGTTTGATTTAACCGTAAAGACGCCGCCGATTAGGAATTTGTACGAGCGCCTAATAAATTGCGAAACCCAATTTTACGAAGGATCTCTTCAGTTCCTGATATTCAAATTTCAGCTCAGTGAACTTCTGTCTTCGAAGCAAAGAAATCGGTAGTCTGCTTCCCCGCCACCAAATTGGTGGCTCCAGTAAAATTGGAAtattttaagctgaaattttaATGGCAGTCAGAGGTCCACTATCACTAGTTTCTTATTATAGTTATCAGCAAATTCTACCAACGCATATCGTCATGGCGATCAATTGAAGCTAATTAAATCGAAATAAACTATCGCCATTTTTTGATGAACCCTGAGATCCATAGGAATACATGCATGATAGGGCTGAAGTCAtaatggacatagttccttttgaattCAAAGCGTACATTGGAGCTTTTTAAAGTCAGGAGAAGGGTATGGAAGATAACTCAAATATAAATGAATATTTCTAGCTGCAATTTTACTAGCAGGTACTTAGGAGTCCATCAAAACTGATTTTCCTCAGAATCtcggaaaaatttgcatttgtGTTTCGTAATGGCggtcttttttaactttttagggGTGGGAGGAGGGAAAGGTTAAATTAAAGATTTACCGCATCTCAATGATGTAGTAGttaattcatgaaaatcttaaaatcacACTCATTCAACGGTAAATGCGCGGACCACAAAAACCTCCTCCTCCTCTGCCGCGCCAAGGAAGgacgtatgagccgtcagacgtcGCCGAATTGTCTTCGTTAAAATTCGACTTTTCAGGGAAAtccgttaacatttttccaccaacatttttacatttttccatttttccggagaatttaATTGGCTattagatttaaattatctagaaatttcaagagaaaatatttgtaactttcctcgaaattaaacattttatcgatgtaAATTTGGCAGCTGTCGAGTGTACATACGGTcctcttccttagaacggcagtactTGTCGACACCCGCAACTTCAATCCGAGCGACcggtttttcaattcattttactCCAGAGTGaacttttttagtgtttttttctttcaattttaattttttacttaaccGCATAAGTAATGCTCGCGTGTCTTGTACCTCTGCTCACAGATATGCCACTGCGCCGCGGACGTTCACATCCATATTTGTGGGTATCCGTCGATGACACTCTCAATTTTGAGCCGAAGAAATCGCTATGAAAGATTTGAGCAAAGGCTCATCCATCGAGTCAgctgaaaaaactgaaatgaacTTACCCTCTGGAATGACGGCACCCGAACTGGACGATCCCAAAATCAAACGGGAATCAATCGAAGAAGGGTTGCACCCCGAAGTCAGTGAAGGTGGGTTTCTCGCAACTTTTGACCATGCCGAATCGATACCACCCCAATTCAAGCGTCTAGAACCGTTTGCTCCCCTGATCAAAGAGGAAGCTGACAGCGAAAATGAATACTCATCGCCAGCGCTTTTACTGCACAGTAGTGTCAAAATAGAGGATGAATCGTCTCAGATGCCTCTAATATCTGAGGCAGAGGATCTGGATGAAAAAGTTGGTTTCGTGACCGAGTGTCTCGTCCCAACTGTACTCAAAGTCGAAAAAGTCCGTGCTACGAACCTGAATGATGAATCGAGCAGCATTGCTGTAACCATTTCAGAATCTGACTTGGTAAAATCAAAGAAGCTCTCCGTGAAAATTCTGGATCTTTTCTCCAGATCCGATCGTCGACTTGGGAAAGCTCATATTAATTCTGCATCTTGCGAGTGCAAATATTGTAGCGAGGACGGCGGACTTGCGCTTTTCGACGGAGATACCCCGAATAACTCGAGGGGGAACGTACCGTCGAAATCTGGGCAGGCACTTTTGCGTTCAAAAGAGAATTCCGGAAGTTCGGCACAGCTGACGGACGCAACAGCACCTCCTCCTGAAAACATAGGAAATTCCGATGAATATTCTACCACCGTTAGCAGAGGAGACCCGCACAACTTCGACGcagctcattcaggatcatcGTTGCTGCAGAGGAATGTTGAGACGCGATCCGGAATGTTGAGTTGCAATCAGTGCAATGCATCTTTCAAAACAaagcaaattttaaagaatcatAAACTTGTCCATACAGATGAAAGACCGTTCAGTTGCACTAAGTGCAATGCATCttttaaaaggaagaaaaatttggTTGTTCATGCGATGAGTCATACGGGCTTGAAACCGTTTACTTGCAGTGAGTGTAATGCATCTTTTAATCAAAAGAGTGTTTTACGTGAACATATAATGACTCATGCTGATGAAAAATTCTTCAGTTGCGATCAGTGCAAtgcatgtttcaaaacaaagcgTCTTTTAAAGCAACATAAACGTGTCCATACAGATGAAAGACCGTTCAGTTGCACTAAGTGTAATGCATCTTTTAAAAGTAAGAACGGTTTGGTTAGTCACGTGATGAGTCATACGAGCTTAAAACCGTTTACTTGCAGTGAGTGTAATGCATCTTTTAATCAAAAGAGTGTTTTACGTAAGCATATAATGACTCATACGGAtgaaaaaccattcagttgcgATCAGTGCAATGCATCTTTCAAAACAAAGCAAATTTTAAAGAGTCATAAATTCGTTCATACGGATGAAAGACCGTTTAGTTGCACTAAGTGCAATGCATCTTTTAAAAGGAAGAACGATTTGGTTAGTCACGTTATGAGTCATACGAGCTTGAAACCGTTTACTTGCAGTGAGTGTAATGCATCTTTTAAATTAGAGAGTGCTTTACGTAGGCATATAATGACTCATACGGAtgaaaaaccattcagttgcgATCAGTGCAATACATCCTTCAAAACAAAGCGTGTTTTAAAGCAACATAAACTTGTTCATACAGATGAAAGACCGTTCAGTTGCACTAAGTGCAATGCATCTTTTAAAAGTAAGAACGTTTTGGTTAGTCACGTGATGAGTCATACGAGCTTGAAACCGTTTACTTGCAGTGAGTGTAATGCATCTTTTAATCGTAAGAGTGTTTTATGTCAGCATATAATGACTCATACGGATGGAAAACCATTCAGTTGCGATCAGTGCAATGCATCTTTCAAAACAAAGCGTGTTTTAAAGCAACATAAACTTGTCCATACAGATGAAAGACCGTTCAGTTGCACTAAGTGCAATGCATCTTTTAAAAGTAAGAACGGTTTGGTTAGTCACGTGATGAGTCATACGAGCTTGAAACCGTTTACTTGCAGTGAGTGAAATgcatctttaaaattaaagagtGATTTACGTAGGCATATAATGACTCATAGGGAtgaaaaaccattcagttgcgATTAGTGCAATGCATCTTTCAAAACAAAGCGTGTTTTAAAGCAACATAAACTTGTCCATACAGATGAAAGACCGTTCAGTTGCGATCAGTGCCATGCATCTTTCAAAGAAAAGCGTCGTTTAAAGAATCATAGACTCGCCCATACGGATGTAAAACCCTTTAGTTGCAATGAGTGCCATGCATCTTAAAAACGGGAAAACTCCCGTTAACTTCCGTTAACTCCCGTTACGGCATTAAGTGTTTAATTTGGAGTTAGTGATTATTCCCTGCCCCCAATCTtactatattaaaaaaaataat belongs to Bemisia tabaci chromosome 6, PGI_BMITA_v3 and includes:
- the LOC140224763 gene encoding uncharacterized protein; protein product: MKDLSKGSSIESAEKTEMNLPSGMTAPELDDPKIKRESIEEGLHPEVSEGGFLATFDHAESIPPQFKRLEPFAPLIKEEADSENEYSSPALLLHSSVKIEDESSQMPLISEAEDLDEKVGFVTECLVPTVLKVEKVRATNLNDESSSIAVTISESDLVKSKKLSVKILDLFSRSDRRLGKAHINSASCECKYCSEDGGLALFDGDTPNNSRGNVPSKSGQALLRSKENSGSSAQLTDATAPPPENIGNSDEYSTTVSRGDPHNFDAAHSGSSLLQRNVETRSGMLSCNQCNASFKTKQILKNHKLVHTDERPFSCTKCNASFKRKKNLVVHAMSHTGLKPFTCSECNASFNQKSVLREHIMTHADEKFFSCDQCNACFKTKRLLKQHKRVHTDERPFSCTKCNASFKSKNGLVSHVMSHTSLKPFTCSECNASFNQKSVLRKHIMTHTDEKPFSCDQCNASFKTKQILKSHKFVHTDERPFSCTKCNASFKRKNDLVSHVMSHTSLKPFTCSECNASFKLESALRRHIMTHTDEKPFSCDQCNTSFKTKRVLKQHKLVHTDERPFSCTKCNASFKSKNVLVSHVMSHTSLKPFTCSECNASFNRKSVLCQHIMTHTDGKPFSCDQCNASFKTKRVLKQHKLVHTDERPFSCTKCNASFKSKNGLVSHVMSHTSLKPFTCSE